The DNA region CGCTGATTGTATTAAAGGGGTGATCCCCTCGGTCATTACGCGTAAGGAACGGAAGACCGCAATGCGTAGCGTTGCGGTTTCTTTTTACAGTGGCGTCTGACAGGACTCAGTGATGGCAGATTGATTCACGGAACATTTTACCTGATATAAGCTACGCTATTTTCCGTAGAATATTTATCGGCACCCATCCAATCTCATTATCTGCAAGCCGTCGGCACATAGCCAGCCATTCAACGATTTTATCGCCTGAAACTCATCACCGGCGTTCACATCAAGCTCTTTCGCAGAGGGTTAATTCTGTCTTGATTATGCTCAATCCTGTTTTTATTTCCTCACAGGAAAGATGCGCATAACCCAAAATAACTTTACTGTGATGTTTCCCTTTTAACAGAGCGTGTTTCTCTACAGGCACAACATAGACACCTGATTCCTGCAATCGCTGGATAATGTCTGGCGTAAAAACAATGCCATTAAATTCAGCAACAACATGCATGCCAGCCCGATCGCCGTGTATTTTAATATTGTCTCCAAAATATTGATGTAAGAGAGAGAGTAAATATTCCCGTCGTTTTCTATACTCTCTTTTCATTCGTCGGATATGACGTTCAAGTTCTTTACTTTCGATGAAATGCATCAGCGTCAGTTGGCTTATTGAGTTTGAATGATGATCCGCGAGTCGTTTAATTTCCCGAATCCTGCTGACAAGATGACGCGGGACCACAAGATAACCGAGGCGTATCGAAGGAAACAATACTTTACTAAACGTGCCAGAGTAAATCACATGTTGTGGGTCAAGTTCAAATAATGAGTTGGCAGGTGACCCCTCATACGTAAATTCGCTGTCATAGTCATCTTCTAGTATCAAACAGTTATTCTCTCTGGCAAATTTAATCACGTCCAGACGTCTTTTGATGGGCAATCGTCCTCCCATCGGAAATTGATGCGATGGCGTCATAAATATCAATGCGGGGCTATTCTTCCGGGGAAAGAGGCAAGGTTGAATGCCATCCTTATCGACATCAAAAGGCGTGATTTTATTCGTGTGATAAGAAAATATCTGTCTGACATTATCGTTAGTTGGATTTTCAATCCAGACTTCACTTTGTGCATCGAGCAGGCATTTTGCCACCAATGTTAAACCTTGTTTCGTTCCGTTGGTCACAATAATCTGGTCCGCATCACAGACGATGCCGCGTGTGTGTTGAAGATATTTTCTGAGTACGTCTCTGAACTCTGACCGGCCCTGGGGATCGTCGTAACCCAATGCAGAAATCGGCGCCTCTTTGAGCGCTTTTGTTGCCGCTTTACTCCATTTGCTCCTGGGAAATAAATCTAAGGCAGGGAGTCCACTGTCAAAGTTAATTGCATTCTTCGGTATGGAGGTATCCGATAACGATGCGGTAAGACTATCACTACACTGGAAGGGGAGTTTCTGAGCAATAATGTCTGAACTGATAAAAAAACCAGACCCAGGCTTACTTACGACAAGACCTTCTGAAATTAGCATTTCATAAGCCGTCAATATTGTATTTCGAGAAACAGACAGGTTTTTAGAACACTCACGTGTTGATGGCAGCTTTCCTTCAGCACTTAAGTTACCAGAAAGGATCTTTTCGCGTATATCCTTGTAAATCTGCTTTGAATAAGAATGACGATGAACTCTATCAAACGCAATGTATAGCATGTACGTTTACCCCAACTGGTTCAATTAAAAACGATTCAAACTGGTACTTCTTGAAAACGGTTGTCTGTGGTTAACTTTCACCAGGAATAGTCTAA from Citrobacter amalonaticus Y19 includes:
- a CDS encoding PLP-dependent aminotransferase family protein, yielding MLYIAFDRVHRHSYSKQIYKDIREKILSGNLSAEGKLPSTRECSKNLSVSRNTILTAYEMLISEGLVVSKPGSGFFISSDIIAQKLPFQCSDSLTASLSDTSIPKNAINFDSGLPALDLFPRSKWSKAATKALKEAPISALGYDDPQGRSEFRDVLRKYLQHTRGIVCDADQIIVTNGTKQGLTLVAKCLLDAQSEVWIENPTNDNVRQIFSYHTNKITPFDVDKDGIQPCLFPRKNSPALIFMTPSHQFPMGGRLPIKRRLDVIKFARENNCLILEDDYDSEFTYEGSPANSLFELDPQHVIYSGTFSKVLFPSIRLGYLVVPRHLVSRIREIKRLADHHSNSISQLTLMHFIESKELERHIRRMKREYRKRREYLLSLLHQYFGDNIKIHGDRAGMHVVAEFNGIVFTPDIIQRLQESGVYVVPVEKHALLKGKHHSKVILGYAHLSCEEIKTGLSIIKTELTLCERA